The stretch of DNA CGTAGCCGTGATTCCTTATTTCGGGCTGGCCCGGCAGGATCGCAAAGACCGTCCCAGAGTATCTATAGGAGCCAAACTGGCTGCCAATCTGATTACGGCTGCCGGGGCTAATCGTGTCATGACCATGGATTTGCATGCCGGACAGATTCAGGGTTTCTTTGATATACCCGTTGACCATCTTAACAGTTCAGCTATTTTCATACCCTACATTGAAACCCTAGGCCTCTCCAACATTACGTTTGCATCACCGGATGTGGGCAGCACGGCTCGTGCGCGTTCGTATGCCCAGCACTTTAATGCCGATCTGGTGATCTGCGATAAATATAGGGTGCGCGCCAATGAAATAGCCCAAATGACAGTAATAGGTGATGTGACCGGCAAAAATGTAATCCTGGTGGACGACATCATTGACACAGCCGGCACCATCTGCAATGCAGCATCCATTCTTATAGAAAAAGGAGCTGAAAGTGTAAGAGCATTCTGCACCCATCCGGTGCTTTCAGGAAATGCCTATGAAAGAATACAAAACTCCAAGCTCACCGAACTGGTGGTGTGTGATACTATTCCGATAAGAGACGAAAAACCTCATGATAAGATCAAGGTGCTATCGGTAGACGAAATTTTTGCTACGGCCATAAGGCGCACCCATGAACATAAATCCATCACTTCTTTATTTATAAATCCTTACTAAAAGCAATCTTGAATTATGAAATCACTAACTCTGGAAGGCACGCTGCGCGAAGAAACCGGCACAAGAAAAGCCCGCAAATACAGAAGAGAAGGTTTCGTTCCCTGTGCCATTTACGGGCGTGGTGAAACGTTACATTTTTACGCCCCATACAATGCATTTCAGAAAATTATTTATACCCCTGAATTTTTCACCGTTACGGTGAAAATCGGGGCTAAAGAGTACAACACCATACTCCGGGAGGCTCAGTTCCACCCAGTAACTGACCGCTTATTGCATGCGGATTTTCTGGAGCTGGAACAAACCAGAAAAGTCACCACGGAAGTCCCTGTAAAGCTGGTGGGACAGCCGGCAGGGGTAAAGGCAGGAGGCAAATTAGACCAGAAAATGAGAAAACTAAAAATCAGGGCTCTGCCTCAGCATCTGTTAGAGTATATCGAAGTCAACGTGGAGCCGCTGGAAGTGGGAAAATCCATCCGGGTTCAGGATATTAAAATGCCCAATATAGAAATTCTCAATGCGGGATATCTGCCTGTTGCAACGGTCTATGCTACCCGCACAGCTGACAAGGCCGGGGCCCCCGCATCAGCCACACCGGCAGCTGGTGCGGCTAATGCCGCTGCTGGGGAGAAAAAGGCAGAAGTTAAAACAGAAAAGAAATAAAGTACCTGCCAGCTGCGACCATGGTCTCTTCCATGTGCCGGTAGGTTAACGACCTGAATTCTGCGTGAAATTTCTCATTGCTGGTCTGGGAAACATTGGTGACGAATATGTAAATACCCGTCACAACATAGGTTTTCAGATTGTGGACCGTCTGGCCGGTGAAATCCCTGGTTTTACTTCCGGAAGGCTGGCTTATCATTGCAGCGTCAAATACAAAGGGCGTACCCTCTATCTGATTAAACCCACCACCTACATGAATCTGAGCGGCAAGGCAGTCAAATACTGGCTAGACAATCTAAGAATGCCTCTTGAACACCTTTTGGTAGTTACCGATGATATCGCCTTACCCTTTGGCAAGCTGAGAATCAGAAAAAGCGGCAGCGATGGGGGGCACAATGGCCTCAAAAGCATTATAGAAGCCTTAGGCACCAACGCCTTCCCCCGCCTGCGTTTTGGCATCGGCAGTAATTTCCCCAAAGGATACCAAACCGAATATGTGTTGGGCACATGGACGCCTGAAGAACAAAAGATGCTTGCTGAAAAAATTGATTATGCCTGTGAAGCCATCCGAAGTTTTACGACCCTCGGTATTGATCGCACCATGAATCTTTTCAACTAACGGTGTGTATAAGCGTAGTGCGGGTTTCGGATCGGTTCACTATCCACCGACACTAATGATTTTTTAAATGATAAAAGCCTCACTTTTACCTTTTCAGCCCGCATTACGCTTATACTTTGTTGTGTTTTAGTTGCGCCCCTTTTTTCTTATTTTATTTCTGTCACTTCTTCATATAAGACCGGCAGCTTATCTTGCCTCATTCTGAATTTTGTTCCATGATTATGACCTGTCCGCGCGTCAAAGTCCACTAGAATGTAATTTTTTTCTATAGCTTCTACAAACTTCTCAATGGACAACTTTTTAAGCATCAAAATTTTGTTATAATGGTAGTATTCTTCTCCCTCTATTCGCTTCACTTGTGCTTGTACATAAAAACAGTTGTGTAGCTTGGTTCCGGCTTTATGTAACAAGTCATCAAAACCCCAATAAGGTTGAGGATCAAGTTCTCCCAGTCCTATTCTTTCTTTAACTGTTTTTAGCCAATTTGCATGTCTCTCCGCTACGGCTGAAGCATCAAATGAAATCAATACCTTTTTTTGTTTTCTGTCAACGATTACCATAAATCCTCTATCGCTTCTATTTCGACCGCCTATTGTTTGTCTGAAACTCATTTCATTGTCAGGATATTTTGAGCCAGCTTCTTGATGAGTCCAACCATATCTAAGTAGAAAAATTTGAGGTACGAATTTTAATGCTCTTGGAGATGGCTCCATGTGAAACAATGTAGTGAGGGAAGATGTGTTTTCTCTTTGACATTTTAATTCCCATTCTGCGGCATTTGGAATTGGTAAATTGTTTTCTTCTATGCCAAGCAAATCTTCAAGCGTATTCCCAATACCACCAGAATTTCCTGGGCGTGCATTTTTAACCCAACCCATTGCTCTTATCTTTTTTAACTCGTTAATGAGTTGTTCTTTTGTGTATATTTTCATTCTTATTTCTTCTTTATCGGGGGCTTCCAGAAATCCAAAAGATACTCAAATGTTGTCCCCATTGTTATATAGTTGCTTGGCCATCCAAAAATTCCAATATTGTTAACAATATTTCTTCTGTCCCAAATAATAATATTACGTAATTCATAACCTCTTTTTCTTAATTCTTCTACAAGTGCAATGTGTAATGTTATTCTTTGGTTTTCCCACCACATGTCCGATACGTTGATAACACAATGTCCTTTTTCTTTGAGTAATGGCAGTAAATCTTCAAAAATGTCTCCCATTGCCTCTTCCCACTTGTCAATTTCATAAGTGCCTAAATCTCTTTCATCTTGTGAATATTGCTCAACTTTTAAATATTGGTCATTTTTCCTATCTCGCCTTGATTTGTTTTTTCTTTTTCTGTTAAGCAAGTTAGCATAAGGGGGTGAAGTCCATATTAAACTTATAGTTTCTTTGTCCAAGTATTCTTTAATATTTCTTGCATCGTCTTGAATTGCTAACTGCTTAGAATTGTTAAACATATTCTGATTAGTTAGTCGAGAACTGCAGAGCTTGATATAGTTAGGGTTTAGGTCAAAACCTACTGCATTTCTATTTGTGTCTTGTGCTGCCACAAGAGTTGTCCCACTTCCGACAAATGGGTCAAGCACAATCTCTCCCTCATGAGTGAATAATTCAATGACTTTCCGTGCTAATGAAATTGGAAATGTTGCAGGATGGAGATTTTTATCTCGGATGTCTCTATTTTCATAAAAGAACTCCCAAACTCCTAATTGTGATTTTAACCAGTCCTTAGCAGTCATACAGTTGATATGTGTCGGGCCACAATCACACGTCTTTTTGTAATTAAGTCCAAGTTTTTTGTTTTCTTTCTTAGCATTTTTTGTGTCTTTTTCTACTGTGATTTCTTTCATTTTTTTAATATTATATAATTGTTCAAAGGTCGTCATTTTATTTGTTTTCTTTTTAAGGGGCGAAATTAAACACAACATGAAAGTCATTTGTGTCGGAAGAAATTATGCCGAGCATGCCCGGGAACTGAAGAATGCTGTTCCCGATGAACCGGTCATCTTCATGAAACCTTCTACTGCCCTCATCCGCAACAACAAAGTGCTTTTTTATCCGCAATTTACCCGGCAGCTTCATTATGAAGGGGAACTGGTACTTAAAATCTGTAAAAACGGAAAAAGCATTGAGGAGCGGTTTGCCCATCGCTATTTTGATGAAATCACCGTAGGCATTGACTTTACAGCACGCGATATTCAGGCACAGAGCAAAACAAAGGGGTTGCCCTGGGAAACTGCCAAAGCATTTGATGGCTCCGCAGCAGTAGGCAACTTTGTACCTTTGCATCAGCTACCCGATCTTAATAACATTCACTTTTCCTTGCTGCAAAACGGCAAAGAGGTACAAAAAGGCACCTCAGCAGATATGCTTTTTAGCTTTACACAGCTGCTTAGCTACATCTCCCGTTACTTTACTTTACTGAAAGGCGACCTTCTTTTTACCGGAACACCTGCCGGAGTGGGCGAAGCGCACATACATGACACGTTTGAAGGCTATCTGGAAGGAACAAAGGTT from Chitinophagales bacterium encodes:
- the prsA gene encoding ribose-phosphate pyrophosphokinase, which encodes MDPSIKIFSGSASRYLAKKIAACYGQPLGNLTIQRFSDGEFQPIITENVRGSFFFIIQSTFAPFDNLMELLMIIDAAKRASADYIVAVIPYFGLARQDRKDRPRVSIGAKLAANLITAAGANRVMTMDLHAGQIQGFFDIPVDHLNSSAIFIPYIETLGLSNITFASPDVGSTARARSYAQHFNADLVICDKYRVRANEIAQMTVIGDVTGKNVILVDDIIDTAGTICNAASILIEKGAESVRAFCTHPVLSGNAYERIQNSKLTELVVCDTIPIRDEKPHDKIKVLSVDEIFATAIRRTHEHKSITSLFINPY
- the rplY gene encoding 50S ribosomal protein L25; amino-acid sequence: MKSLTLEGTLREETGTRKARKYRREGFVPCAIYGRGETLHFYAPYNAFQKIIYTPEFFTVTVKIGAKEYNTILREAQFHPVTDRLLHADFLELEQTRKVTTEVPVKLVGQPAGVKAGGKLDQKMRKLKIRALPQHLLEYIEVNVEPLEVGKSIRVQDIKMPNIEILNAGYLPVATVYATRTADKAGAPASATPAAGAANAAAGEKKAEVKTEKK
- the pth gene encoding peptidyl-tRNA hydrolase: MKFLIAGLGNIGDEYVNTRHNIGFQIVDRLAGEIPGFTSGRLAYHCSVKYKGRTLYLIKPTTYMNLSGKAVKYWLDNLRMPLEHLLVVTDDIALPFGKLRIRKSGSDGGHNGLKSIIEALGTNAFPRLRFGIGSNFPKGYQTEYVLGTWTPEEQKMLAEKIDYACEAIRSFTTLGIDRTMNLFN
- a CDS encoding 2-hydroxyhepta-2,4-diene-1,7-dioate isomerase, with the protein product MKVICVGRNYAEHARELKNAVPDEPVIFMKPSTALIRNNKVLFYPQFTRQLHYEGELVLKICKNGKSIEERFAHRYFDEITVGIDFTARDIQAQSKTKGLPWETAKAFDGSAAVGNFVPLHQLPDLNNIHFSLLQNGKEVQKGTSADMLFSFTQLLSYISRYFTLLKGDLLFTGTPAGVGEAHIHDTFEGYLEGTKVLTCKVK